The proteins below come from a single Bacillota bacterium genomic window:
- the moaC gene encoding cyclic pyranopterin monophosphate synthase MoaC, whose product MDPSGADNVIAIATDHEELETDVPVFDLNSPAELSAFIFNRFFVRSDGVETVDAEKSGLTHFDLSGRPRMVDVSGKASTLREAYAKGEITMAPATLERVKAGTVEKGDVLGVAQVAAVMAVKETGRLIPMAHQLAVSGVDVDFDFPEKQNRIEIGVRVKLSGQTGVEMEALTGVSVAALTIYDMCKAIDKEMNIQNIRLEEKRGGRSGLYRRKK is encoded by the coding sequence ATGGATCCTTCCGGGGCGGACAACGTGATTGCCATCGCCACCGATCATGAAGAATTGGAAACCGATGTCCCCGTTTTTGATCTCAACAGTCCGGCGGAGCTGTCCGCTTTTATTTTCAACCGCTTCTTTGTCAGGAGCGACGGGGTAGAAACAGTTGATGCGGAAAAATCCGGTCTTACACATTTTGACCTCAGCGGCCGGCCGCGCATGGTCGATGTGAGCGGCAAGGCCAGCACCCTGCGCGAAGCATACGCCAAGGGAGAGATCACCATGGCCCCGGCAACACTGGAAAGGGTAAAAGCCGGAACGGTGGAAAAGGGCGATGTACTGGGTGTGGCACAGGTTGCGGCGGTCATGGCCGTAAAAGAAACGGGGCGCCTCATCCCCATGGCCCACCAACTCGCCGTTTCGGGAGTTGATGTGGACTTTGATTTTCCGGAAAAACAGAACAGGATCGAAATCGGGGTACGGGTCAAACTCAGTGGCCAGACAGGGGTGGAGATGGAAGCCCTTACCGGTGTCAGCGTGGCCGCCCTCACGATATATGATATGTGCAAGGCCATCGACAAGGAAATGAACATCCAGAATATCAGGCTCGAGGAGAAGAGGGGAGGGCGCTCCGGTCTCTACCGGAGGAAAAAATAG
- a CDS encoding TetR/AcrR family transcriptional regulator produces the protein MDSRNEKKDLIRRAAVKVIAGGGYPQATAEKIAAEAGIAVGTIYNYFRNKEEIITSIFRGEYQKRNDFYGIIEQMELEPLEKIRAAIEMHFTGLNHHSDLYRVVALEKNYYLRSISGDDAPDDGLRDFILDVLRKGINDKRIRECDVDIVASMICGAMEVVIADYLQNKIVNIEGAVGEIMETLRTGIAFS, from the coding sequence ATGGATTCCAGAAATGAGAAGAAAGATCTGATTCGTCGGGCAGCGGTGAAGGTGATAGCCGGGGGAGGGTACCCGCAAGCCACTGCTGAAAAGATTGCTGCGGAAGCCGGTATAGCTGTAGGTACAATCTATAACTATTTCCGTAACAAGGAAGAAATCATTACCAGTATTTTCAGGGGAGAGTATCAAAAAAGGAATGACTTCTACGGGATAATTGAACAGATGGAGCTTGAACCGTTGGAGAAGATAAGAGCGGCGATAGAGATGCATTTTACGGGATTGAACCATCATTCTGATCTGTACAGAGTGGTCGCCCTGGAAAAGAACTATTATCTGAGGTCCATTTCGGGAGACGATGCCCCTGACGATGGGTTGCGCGATTTCATACTGGACGTCCTGAGGAAGGGTATCAACGACAAGAGGATAAGGGAGTGCGATGTCGATATCGTGGCTTCCATGATCTGTGGGGCCATGGAGGTTGTCATTGCCGATTATCTGCAGAACAAGATCGTCAACATCGAAGGTGCTGTAGGGGAGATCATGGAGACTTTACGCACCGGCATAGCATTTTCTTGA
- the moaA gene encoding GTP 3',8-cyclase MoaA: protein MERKDGEGSMGTLVDRYGRKHDYLRISVTDRCNLRCVYCMGPDGVEPLSHRDILSYEEILKVVRVAAGLGISKIRITGGEPLVRINLPHLIEGINSITGVEDLALTTNGIFLPQFARELKEAGLNRVNVSLDSLDPGLYRKITRGGNIEQALEGVEAAIHHGLEPVKINTVLLKGYNDHEILDFFALAHDRNIAVRFIEYMPIGERSIGFDGHYLPLSIIKETALLAGYELQPLDHPLSAGPAEYFSLPGRRGSIGLIHSISKHFCSSCNRLRLTADGRLKSCLYWQEEEQVRPILDHPRKLEALLKKVVLQKHKEHLMGNENAELPAPPDTATMRTMSQTGG from the coding sequence ATGGAAAGAAAGGACGGTGAGGGGTCGATGGGAACACTTGTCGATCGTTACGGGCGCAAACATGACTATCTGCGTATCTCGGTAACCGACCGCTGCAACCTGCGTTGTGTCTATTGCATGGGGCCGGATGGAGTAGAACCTCTTTCCCACCGGGATATTCTTTCATACGAGGAGATACTCAAGGTGGTCAGGGTTGCTGCCGGACTGGGAATAAGCAAGATAAGGATAACCGGCGGGGAACCGCTTGTACGCATAAACCTGCCTCATCTGATCGAAGGGATCAACAGCATCACCGGTGTCGAGGATCTGGCTCTGACCACCAACGGGATCTTCCTGCCGCAGTTTGCTCGAGAACTGAAAGAAGCGGGGTTGAACAGGGTCAATGTCAGCCTTGATTCTCTCGATCCCGGTCTTTACCGCAAGATAACGCGCGGGGGGAATATCGAACAGGCACTGGAGGGAGTGGAGGCCGCCATCCATCACGGGCTGGAACCGGTAAAAATCAATACGGTTCTTCTGAAAGGTTACAATGACCACGAGATCCTTGATTTTTTTGCACTGGCCCACGACAGAAACATCGCTGTGCGCTTCATCGAATACATGCCCATCGGCGAACGGAGCATCGGTTTTGACGGACATTATCTGCCCCTGAGTATCATCAAGGAGACGGCGCTGCTGGCCGGGTACGAACTGCAGCCGCTGGATCATCCGCTGAGTGCAGGGCCGGCCGAATATTTTTCCCTTCCCGGCCGCAGGGGATCCATTGGACTTATTCATTCCATAAGCAAGCATTTCTGCTCGTCATGCAACCGTCTGCGGCTTACTGCCGATGGCCGATTGAAATCATGCCTTTACTGGCAAGAGGAAGAACAGGTACGGCCCATTCTTGACCACCCACGGAAATTGGAGGCCCTGTTGAAAAAAGTGGTGCTGCAGAAGCATAAAGAACACCTGATGGGTAATGAAAATGCCGAACTTCCAGCCCCCCCGGATACGGCGACGATGCGCACGATGTCACAAACGGGCGGATAA
- a CDS encoding molybdenum cofactor biosynthesis protein: MGKIMAVCIGKNKGERKVNVGQGTLVRGRGLKDDCHAGSAHRQISLLGMESIRKMQNRGLDVHPGDFAENLTTVEIDLSTLPAGTRLQVGGRAILKVTRIGKECHGRCAIHEQADDCIMPHEAIFAEVLRGGEIKTEDIIRQVPAYRFGVVVSSDKGFAKEREDKSGPIIAELLLPWGEVIQHVVVPDDHGQIVSALIQMTDRGVDAIFTSGGTGLSPRDNTPEATLAVIDRQVPGMAETIRRESARITPHAMLTRGVAGIRGQTLILNLPGSPKAVHESLEAIFPALGHALETLTGRGGECAR; encoded by the coding sequence ATGGGCAAGATCATGGCCGTATGTATCGGCAAGAATAAAGGTGAACGCAAGGTGAATGTGGGGCAGGGTACACTGGTCAGAGGCCGGGGATTGAAAGACGACTGCCATGCCGGTTCTGCCCATCGACAGATCAGCCTCCTGGGAATGGAAAGTATACGTAAAATGCAGAACAGGGGGCTGGATGTGCATCCCGGGGATTTCGCCGAGAATCTGACCACGGTGGAGATCGATCTTTCAACCTTGCCGGCAGGAACAAGACTGCAGGTCGGGGGGAGAGCAATTCTGAAGGTAACCCGGATCGGCAAGGAATGCCATGGCCGATGCGCCATCCATGAACAGGCCGATGATTGCATCATGCCCCACGAAGCTATCTTTGCCGAGGTCCTCAGGGGAGGGGAGATCAAAACAGAAGACATCATCCGCCAGGTTCCTGCCTACAGGTTTGGTGTGGTTGTTTCCAGCGACAAGGGTTTCGCCAAAGAAAGGGAGGATAAAAGCGGCCCTATCATCGCGGAACTTCTGCTTCCCTGGGGCGAGGTGATACAGCATGTCGTGGTTCCCGATGATCATGGCCAGATTGTATCGGCCTTGATACAGATGACAGACAGGGGTGTCGATGCCATCTTTACCAGCGGGGGAACGGGCCTTTCCCCGCGTGACAATACCCCCGAGGCGACCCTTGCCGTCATCGACCGCCAGGTCCCCGGAATGGCAGAAACGATACGCCGCGAGAGTGCCCGCATCACACCACATGCCATGTTGACCCGGGGTGTCGCCGGCATCCGTGGGCAGACCCTCATCCTCAATCTCCCCGGCAGCCCCAAAGCAGTTCATGAATCGCTGGAGGCAATCTTTCCCGCTCTCGGCCATGCTCTGGAAACATTGACCGGACGCGGCGGGGAATGTGCCCGTTGA